In a genomic window of Gloeocapsopsis dulcis:
- a CDS encoding reverse transcriptase domain-containing protein, with protein MPTISDRAYQCLLKYALEPAAEAQLNAHSYGFRPGRSCHDVQQGIFNQLKANAKGTRNRILELDIEKCFDKIDHKFLMQSVQIPRAAKLGIFRAIKAGVRGEFPSSETGTPQGGVISPLLANLVLHGLENVGYELRYKVKNGGTYLDALKGFRYADDVVYILSPEDDENILRERIDQFLATRGLKVKEAKTKVIKSTDGFDFLGWNFCVKPNGKFITTPSRKFVKGIKTKVKEVMQDSRFTLEERIDKCEAVVRGWRNYHRFCDMSQHDLWSLNHWVWKFIRTPRKIQPIPNQQGFEESIPICKMGSMQVYQRHWDKIPVRRRLSVLVKKRKC; from the coding sequence ATTCCAACCATTAGCGACAGAGCTTATCAATGTCTTCTCAAATATGCCCTGGAACCAGCAGCCGAAGCTCAGCTCAACGCCCATTCCTATGGATTTAGACCAGGTAGAAGCTGCCACGATGTTCAACAAGGAATCTTTAATCAACTCAAAGCTAACGCTAAGGGTACACGAAACAGAATCCTCGAACTAGACATTGAGAAATGTTTCGACAAGATTGACCACAAATTCCTAATGCAATCTGTCCAAATTCCCAGAGCAGCAAAGCTTGGAATTTTTCGAGCAATTAAAGCCGGAGTCCGTGGAGAATTCCCGTCTTCAGAAACAGGAACCCCTCAAGGCGGAGTAATCAGCCCATTACTCGCAAATCTAGTCCTTCATGGACTGGAAAACGTGGGATATGAACTGAGATACAAAGTTAAAAATGGGGGCACTTATTTGGATGCACTAAAAGGATTCCGCTATGCGGATGACGTAGTATATATCCTTAGTCCTGAAGACGATGAAAATATCCTCAGAGAACGCATTGACCAATTCTTGGCAACAAGGGGGTTAAAGGTAAAAGAAGCCAAAACTAAAGTGATTAAAAGCACCGATGGTTTCGACTTCCTTGGGTGGAACTTTTGTGTTAAACCCAATGGTAAATTCATCACTACACCGAGTCGAAAATTCGTTAAAGGAATTAAGACAAAAGTGAAAGAAGTAATGCAAGATAGTCGATTCACCCTCGAAGAACGCATCGATAAATGCGAAGCGGTAGTTCGTGGATGGAGAAATTACCATCGATTCTGTGATATGAGTCAACACGACCTGTGGAGTCTAAACCACTGGGTTTGGAAATTCATCCGCACTCCCCGGAAGATACAACCGATACCAAACCAACAAGGTTTTGAAGAAAGCATTCCCATCTGTAAAATGGGCAGCATGCAGGTTTATCAACGTCAC
- a CDS encoding pyridoxal phosphate-dependent aminotransferase, which translates to MKLAARVGEVTPSLTLAIAAKAKAMKLDGIDVCSFSAGEPDFDTPTHIKAAAQKALDEGKTKYGPAAGEPKLRAAIARKLQAENHLDYNTENIIVTNGGKHSLFNLMLALIDPGDEVIIPAPYWLSYPEMVKLAGGKPVIVQTDAATEYKITPMQLRSAITAKTKLFIFNSPCNPTGVVYTPTEIQALAEVIVEQDILVVSDEIYEKIIYDDAKHVSIASLGKEIFARTIVSSGFAKAYSMTGWRLGYLAGAVELIKAVSTIQGHSTSNVCTFAQYGAIAAYENSQDCVEQMRLAFAERRQAMLERIRAIPGVSCAPPNGAFYLFVNISKTGLSSLEFCDNLLETQQVAAVPGIAFGADDHIRLSYATDMASIEKGMDRLHKFVQSQLS; encoded by the coding sequence ATGAAGTTGGCAGCACGAGTAGGTGAGGTAACTCCGTCTTTAACGTTGGCGATCGCCGCCAAAGCCAAAGCAATGAAGCTAGACGGAATAGATGTTTGCAGTTTTAGCGCAGGAGAACCCGATTTTGATACTCCCACACACATCAAAGCCGCTGCTCAAAAAGCCTTAGATGAAGGTAAAACAAAGTACGGTCCCGCCGCCGGAGAACCAAAATTACGCGCAGCGATCGCGCGCAAGCTGCAAGCTGAAAATCACCTCGACTACAACACCGAAAATATCATTGTTACCAATGGCGGTAAACACAGTTTATTCAACTTGATGCTGGCATTGATTGATCCAGGGGATGAAGTAATTATACCTGCACCTTACTGGCTCAGTTATCCGGAAATGGTCAAGCTAGCTGGAGGAAAGCCAGTGATTGTCCAGACGGATGCTGCTACGGAGTACAAAATTACACCAATGCAATTACGTTCAGCGATTACCGCTAAGACTAAGTTGTTTATCTTCAATTCGCCGTGTAATCCTACGGGTGTTGTTTATACACCAACCGAAATTCAAGCCCTTGCAGAAGTCATAGTCGAACAAGATATTTTAGTTGTCTCGGACGAAATTTACGAAAAGATTATTTATGACGATGCCAAGCACGTTAGTATTGCCTCACTCGGTAAGGAAATTTTTGCACGTACGATCGTCAGTAGTGGCTTCGCCAAAGCGTACTCGATGACAGGTTGGCGACTTGGTTATTTAGCAGGTGCGGTTGAGTTAATCAAAGCAGTAAGTACAATTCAAGGTCACAGTACTTCTAACGTTTGTACATTTGCGCAGTATGGTGCAATCGCTGCGTATGAAAATTCACAAGATTGTGTGGAACAAATGCGCTTAGCCTTTGCCGAACGACGACAAGCTATGTTAGAGCGAATTCGTGCTATACCTGGAGTAAGTTGCGCGCCGCCGAATGGTGCATTCTATTTATTCGTCAATATTAGTAAAACGGGCTTAAGTTCACTGGAATTCTGCGACAACCTTCTAGAAACCCAACAAGTTGCGGCAGTTCCAGGTATCGCTTTCGGCGCAGACGATCATATTCGTCTCTCCTATGCTACCGATATGGCATCAATAGAAAAGGGTATGGATCGCTTACATAAATTCGTGCAAAGCCAATTGTCCTAG
- a CDS encoding alcohol dehydrogenase catalytic domain-containing protein, whose protein sequence is MRAMISDTPGKLLRVANLPKFKVGDRVGVPGLGHTCHHCRYCLSGKENLYDYAQFTLVEANDALDALRSGKINGAAVLVVTHD, encoded by the coding sequence ATGCGGGCAATGATTTCAGATACACCAGGGAAACTCCTGCGTGTTGCTAACTTACCAAAATTTAAAGTAGGAGATCGCGTCGGTGTTCCTGGGTTAGGGCATACGTGTCATCATTGCCGCTATTGCCTCAGTGGAAAAGAAAATCTCTATGACTACGCGCAGTTTACCTTAGTTGAAGCAAACGATGCACTTGATGCCCTGCGTAGTGGCAAAATTAATGGCGCAGCTGTCTTAGTTGTCACTCATGACTAA
- the ggt gene encoding gamma-glutamyltransferase — MTKITHGTIAAGHHKTAEAGIEMFRSGGNAFDAATAAMLASFVTESALTSAGGSGFLLAHTNQDENILFDFFSQTPRQKRHISDLNFYPVEIVYGDATQEFHIGLGSMAVPGNIAGIFHIQEKLGRLPFKAIAEPAIHYAKTGVEVGDFQYYCLNILKQIMISSPEGKQIYAPTGEIRQLGEKIFMHDFANTLAHLAVTGCQEFYEGEIARQLVNDCQEYGGYLTLEDLKSYQVIERTPLKVNYRGNTFLTNPPPSSGGILMAFALELLSNIDLETVGFGTSRHLQILAEVMRLTNEARKDGYNTNIYQKDVAEKFLSEEHLAQYEKQLTDAHKWGSTTHISVVDAEGNAASVTTTHGEGSSYMIPGTGIMMNNILGEEDLNPQGFHQWQENVRISSMMAPTIVLKGNQPEIVLGSGGANRIRTAILQVISNIIDFKMPVQQGVSSPRVHWENNVFNLEPGFNDSVIKAIENDDDQLILWNTKNMFFGGVHTVMETSEGVISGAGDERRNGAIAQI, encoded by the coding sequence ATGACTAAAATAACGCACGGCACGATCGCCGCTGGACATCATAAAACTGCCGAGGCTGGAATTGAAATGTTTCGTAGTGGTGGTAATGCTTTTGACGCTGCAACAGCAGCTATGTTGGCGTCTTTCGTTACCGAATCGGCACTGACTTCAGCAGGTGGTAGTGGGTTTCTGTTAGCTCATACCAACCAGGACGAAAATATTTTATTTGATTTTTTCTCGCAAACACCGCGACAAAAAAGGCACATTAGCGACCTTAACTTTTATCCAGTTGAAATTGTGTATGGTGATGCTACCCAAGAGTTTCATATTGGGCTTGGTTCAATGGCTGTACCTGGTAATATTGCTGGAATTTTTCACATTCAAGAAAAATTAGGGAGATTGCCTTTTAAAGCGATCGCTGAACCCGCAATTCACTATGCAAAAACAGGCGTAGAAGTCGGGGATTTTCAATACTACTGCTTAAATATTCTCAAACAAATAATGATTTCCTCACCAGAAGGAAAACAAATATATGCACCAACTGGAGAAATTCGTCAGCTTGGTGAAAAAATATTCATGCACGATTTTGCTAACACTTTAGCACATCTAGCAGTAACAGGATGCCAAGAATTTTATGAAGGGGAAATTGCGCGTCAGTTAGTGAATGATTGTCAAGAATATGGTGGATATTTAACATTAGAAGATCTCAAAAGTTATCAAGTTATCGAAAGGACGCCTTTAAAAGTTAATTATCGTGGTAATACTTTTTTAACGAATCCTCCCCCTAGTTCGGGCGGCATCTTAATGGCATTTGCTTTAGAACTTTTATCAAATATCGATTTAGAGACTGTTGGCTTTGGTACGTCGCGTCATCTGCAAATCTTAGCGGAAGTCATGCGGCTGACAAATGAGGCAAGAAAGGATGGATATAATACAAATATTTATCAGAAAGATGTTGCTGAAAAGTTTTTATCAGAAGAACATCTTGCTCAATATGAAAAACAATTAACTGATGCGCATAAATGGGGAAGTACAACTCATATTAGCGTTGTTGATGCCGAAGGTAATGCTGCAAGTGTAACGACTACGCATGGAGAAGGTTCTTCTTATATGATTCCTGGTACAGGAATTATGATGAATAATATTCTGGGGGAAGAAGATTTAAATCCACAAGGATTCCATCAATGGCAAGAAAATGTCCGAATTTCTTCAATGATGGCACCAACGATAGTACTCAAAGGTAATCAACCTGAAATTGTTCTTGGTTCGGGAGGAGCAAATCGAATTCGTACTGCTATTTTACAGGTTATTTCTAATATTATTGATTTTAAAATGCCTGTACAGCAAGGGGTAAGTAGTCCTCGCGTTCATTGGGAAAACAATGTTTTTAATCTAGAACCAGGATTTAATGATTCCGTTATTAAAGCTATTGAAAATGATGACGATCAATTAATTTTATGGAATACAAAAAATATGTTTTTTGGTGGTGTACATACCGTTATGGAAACATCTGAAGGTGTGATTTCGGGTGCAGGTGATGAACGAAGAAATGGTGCGATCGCCCAAATTTAA
- a CDS encoding Tn3 family transposase, giving the protein MYYSAPETAYKYIAPLFKGVVDWEIIQTHWRDMIRVVLSIKAGKLMLFTLLRRLGSYSCKNRLYQPF; this is encoded by the coding sequence TTGTACTATTCTGCTCCTGAGACAGCTTACAAGTATATTGCTCCACTATTTAAGGGTGTAGTGGACTGGGAAATAATTCAGACACATTGGCGTGACATGATACGGGTAGTGCTGTCAATTAAGGCAGGTAAGTTAATGCTGTTTACATTGCTGCGGAGGCTCGGCAGTTACAGTTGCAAAAATCGTCTTTATCAACCATTCTGA
- a CDS encoding 3-deoxy-7-phosphoheptulonate synthase — MHNKLFNTHIQDSHILMTPKEVKAKLPLTHSAEKTVLRARKEIEAILEGYDNRKFIVVGPCSIHDVKAAKEYADKLKKLAEQVKDKLLLIMRVYFEKPRTNVGWKGLINDPDMNDSFHIEKGLLTARKLLIHLAELGLPAATEALDPIVPQYISELIAWSAIGARTTESQTHREMASGLSMPVGFKNGTDGGIEVALNALKSAEVPHHFLGINHNGQVSVFKTKGNTHGHVILRGGGGKPNYDAESIRAAEEKLKAANLPAKIVIDCSHGNSNKDYKLQATVFNSIIQQIIEGNTAIVGMMLESNLYEGGQSLPSNLADLKYGVSVTDKCISWEETERIISDAYEKLK; from the coding sequence ATGCACAACAAACTATTCAATACGCATATTCAAGATTCACATATCTTAATGACTCCGAAGGAAGTAAAAGCAAAACTCCCTTTAACACATTCAGCAGAAAAGACAGTTTTGCGCGCTAGAAAAGAAATAGAGGCGATTCTCGAAGGTTACGATAACCGCAAATTCATCGTGGTTGGTCCTTGTTCTATCCATGATGTCAAAGCAGCTAAAGAGTATGCTGACAAACTTAAAAAACTCGCTGAGCAAGTCAAAGATAAACTCCTACTCATCATGCGAGTTTACTTTGAGAAGCCACGCACAAATGTCGGCTGGAAAGGTTTGATCAACGATCCAGACATGAATGACTCTTTTCACATCGAAAAGGGCTTGTTAACAGCACGAAAACTACTGATTCATTTAGCTGAACTAGGATTGCCCGCAGCAACCGAAGCTTTAGACCCTATTGTACCGCAATATATTAGTGAATTAATTGCTTGGTCTGCAATTGGCGCTCGGACAACAGAATCCCAAACTCATCGAGAGATGGCAAGTGGTTTATCAATGCCTGTTGGCTTCAAAAATGGCACTGATGGCGGTATTGAAGTTGCCTTAAATGCCTTAAAATCGGCTGAAGTACCGCACCATTTTCTAGGGATTAATCACAACGGGCAAGTTAGTGTATTTAAAACAAAAGGAAACACCCACGGGCACGTGATTTTAAGAGGTGGCGGTGGTAAGCCTAATTATGATGCTGAAAGTATTAGAGCTGCTGAAGAAAAATTAAAGGCAGCAAATTTACCAGCAAAAATAGTGATTGATTGTAGTCATGGGAACTCTAATAAAGATTATAAGTTACAAGCTACAGTCTTCAACAGCATAATTCAGCAAATTATTGAGGGTAATACTGCGATCGTGGGCATGATGCTGGAATCCAATTTGTACGAAGGTGGGCAATCGCTTCCGAGCAATTTAGCGGATTTGAAATATGGTGTTTCAGTAACAGATAAGTGTATTAGCTGGGAAGAAACTGAAAGAATTATTAGCGATGCTTACGAAAAACTTAAGTAG
- a CDS encoding acylphosphatase, which produces MLDSSLPQAQIQAHVLVSGRVQGVGYRMATYDMAQELGLNGWVRNLADGRVEAVFEGSKDVVDKMVQWCRHGSRVAIVKDVTIEYKVPEGISKFSIWR; this is translated from the coding sequence ATGCTCGATTCATCACTACCTCAAGCGCAAATCCAAGCTCATGTTTTAGTCTCTGGTAGAGTACAAGGAGTTGGCTATCGCATGGCAACCTATGATATGGCTCAAGAGTTAGGGCTGAATGGTTGGGTACGTAATCTCGCAGATGGTCGCGTCGAAGCTGTTTTTGAAGGCAGTAAAGATGTGGTAGATAAAATGGTGCAATGGTGTCGTCACGGAAGTCGTGTTGCTATTGTCAAAGATGTGACTATTGAGTACAAAGTACCAGAGGGAATTTCTAAATTTAGTATCTGGCGTTGA
- a CDS encoding DUF1823 family protein yields MNKLQLLPLNTETIWAIINDTIDDSTVNQLVWHYLGYRYDETTNMWNNTEVVDEWRNEYPQPPNFIESRPATVKLTRSIPPENKQLLKEIGFSGYKIGEFGPRQTRRATVANWLLSYMQQTNKNA; encoded by the coding sequence ATGAATAAACTTCAGCTATTACCACTAAATACAGAGACAATTTGGGCAATTATCAACGATACTATTGACGATTCCACAGTTAATCAACTGGTATGGCACTATCTAGGCTATCGCTATGATGAAACAACAAACATGTGGAATAACACAGAAGTTGTAGATGAATGGCGCAATGAGTATCCACAACCACCAAACTTTATTGAGAGTCGCCCAGCTACAGTAAAGCTTACCCGTTCAATTCCACCTGAAAACAAACAACTTTTAAAAGAAATTGGTTTTTCTGGATATAAAATTGGCGAGTTTGGACCTCGTCAAACTCGCCGTGCAACAGTTGCAAATTGGTTATTAAGTTATATGCAGCAGACCAACAAAAACGCTTAG
- a CDS encoding malectin domain-containing carbohydrate-binding protein has product MSEIACTSIITEIKLHFAETYSGISAKGQRVFDVAVEEETLTNVDVFSEAKGRNTALIKTVSVNVKDGKLDIKFVPRVQLPIINALEVIPTAR; this is encoded by the coding sequence TTGAGTGAAATTGCTTGCACCAGTATAATTACAGAGATTAAACTCCATTTTGCAGAAACTTACAGTGGAATTTCAGCTAAAGGTCAACGTGTATTTGATGTAGCAGTAGAAGAAGAAACTTTGACTAACGTTGATGTATTCTCTGAAGCAAAAGGTAGAAATACTGCGCTGATCAAAACAGTTAGTGTGAATGTCAAAGATGGTAAGCTAGATATAAAATTTGTACCTCGCGTTCAGCTACCAATAATTAATGCTTTGGAAGTCATACCCACGGCAAGATGA
- a CDS encoding SOS response-associated peptidase: MCGRYTLSQSTEAIAAAFQLDTVPELEPRYNIAPTQLVPVVLYPPEKQRQLKLFRWGLIPSWAKDPSIGSRLINARSETVSEKPSFRAAFRQRRCLVVADGFYEWQRQEHKKQPYYFQRQDKQPFGFAGLWEHWQSPEGETINTCTILTTEANELMHPIHDRMPVILNSQDYALWLEPTTQPTELQHLLHPYPSQAMNSYPVSTLVNKPTNNSPECINSL, encoded by the coding sequence ATGTGTGGAAGATATACCCTGAGTCAATCTACCGAAGCGATCGCCGCAGCGTTTCAGCTAGATACAGTACCAGAGTTGGAACCCAGATATAATATTGCGCCTACTCAATTAGTACCTGTAGTATTGTATCCTCCTGAAAAACAACGCCAGTTGAAGCTATTCCGCTGGGGTTTAATTCCCTCATGGGCAAAGGATCCCAGTATCGGATCTCGCTTGATTAATGCACGTTCAGAAACTGTTAGCGAGAAACCGTCTTTTCGTGCAGCATTTCGTCAGCGCCGTTGTTTAGTAGTAGCAGACGGATTCTATGAATGGCAACGTCAAGAACACAAAAAACAACCATACTACTTTCAGCGCCAGGATAAGCAACCATTTGGTTTTGCAGGTTTATGGGAACATTGGCAATCTCCTGAAGGAGAAACGATCAACACTTGCACAATTTTGACTACAGAAGCGAATGAACTCATGCATCCTATTCACGATCGCATGCCAGTCATTTTAAACTCTCAAGACTACGCTCTTTGGTTAGAACCTACTACACAACCAACAGAGTTACAGCATTTGTTGCATCCTTACCCATCGCAGGCAATGAACTCCTACCCTGTGAGTACCTTGGTAAACAAGCCAACCAACAATAGTCCAGAGTGCATTAACAGCCTATAG
- a CDS encoding DUF2231 domain-containing protein: METQQTRGTPYPNIPPVIESDDSEYRDPGVPSTVAIAGHPLHPLTMIFPIASLAGALVTDVVYWFTSDPFWARGSFWLIVAALLTGLVAAATGMSDFLQIERVRKRSAGWVHMILNVSILVLTAINLYLRWGNYEAAVLPWGLVISLVVGTLTSVSGWFGAELSYRHKIGVVGPGSRLQP; encoded by the coding sequence ATGGAAACACAGCAAACAAGGGGAACACCATATCCCAACATTCCACCAGTTATAGAAAGTGACGATAGTGAATATCGCGATCCTGGCGTACCCAGTACAGTTGCGATCGCCGGACATCCACTACATCCGCTTACTATGATTTTTCCGATAGCATCTTTAGCAGGAGCTTTAGTTACTGATGTTGTTTACTGGTTTACTAGCGATCCTTTCTGGGCTAGAGGTTCGTTTTGGTTGATCGTTGCGGCTTTATTGACTGGGCTAGTTGCTGCAGCTACTGGGATGAGTGATTTCTTACAGATTGAGCGCGTCCGCAAGCGTAGTGCTGGTTGGGTGCATATGATTCTTAATGTCTCCATACTGGTATTGACGGCTATCAACTTGTATTTACGCTGGGGTAACTACGAAGCCGCTGTACTACCTTGGGGATTAGTCATTTCGCTTGTCGTAGGTACTCTCACAAGTGTTTCTGGATGGTTTGGTGCTGAGTTATCCTACCGCCATAAAATCGGTGTCGTAGGTCCAGGAAGCCGTCTTCAACCGTAG
- a CDS encoding DUF2993 domain-containing protein yields MFDQPGMGEEALNKVAEIGLASQLDEVENLDVDIKTDPLKLIQGEVDSVNIDGDGLVMQRDLRVEELDMQMSSVAINPLSVALGKIELTKPTEASVRAILTEADINRAFNSDYVRQQLQQQQIHVDGQLVTVDAQQVDFRLPGEDKVALNASILLRETGETHQVAFSAVPRVSASGQTVTLENVEHGDKEELSPELTQALIEETSEILNLSNFDLEGMTLRINNLQIEAGKITLQAQAHVEQIPSG; encoded by the coding sequence ATGTTTGACCAGCCTGGAATGGGAGAGGAAGCACTTAACAAAGTAGCCGAAATCGGATTAGCTAGTCAGCTTGATGAAGTTGAAAACTTGGACGTCGATATTAAAACTGATCCATTGAAACTAATTCAAGGAGAAGTTGACTCAGTCAATATTGATGGTGATGGGCTAGTCATGCAACGCGATCTCCGCGTAGAAGAACTTGATATGCAAATGAGTAGCGTTGCTATCAATCCCCTGAGTGTTGCCCTGGGTAAAATTGAACTCACAAAGCCAACAGAAGCTAGTGTTCGTGCTATTTTAACAGAAGCAGATATCAATCGGGCGTTCAACTCAGATTATGTACGTCAACAATTGCAACAGCAGCAAATCCATGTGGATGGTCAACTCGTAACTGTTGATGCTCAACAAGTAGATTTTCGCCTACCAGGGGAAGACAAAGTAGCACTAAATGCAAGTATCCTGCTGCGGGAAACAGGGGAAACGCATCAAGTTGCCTTCTCTGCTGTGCCACGTGTCAGTGCCAGCGGACAAACAGTGACCTTAGAAAATGTCGAACATGGAGATAAAGAGGAACTTTCACCCGAACTAACGCAAGCCTTAATCGAGGAAACAAGCGAAATCTTAAATTTAAGCAACTTTGACTTGGAAGGAATGACGTTAAGGATTAACAATTTACAAATAGAAGCAGGCAAAATAACTTTGCAGGCTCAAGCACACGTAGAGCAAATTCCATCAGGTTGA
- a CDS encoding hemerythrin HHE cation-binding protein, with protein MTTTLDETHRQAIASRLATLKAVQNLVISNEQTLSSAISDTDIRDRLQDMLKDDQKNLQVIENSISKLGVSAEAPQKVQKLIETVQNLMAGNELSPYEKVFEHEKLKHQQAMTGLLVHKAAQVVGEDLEEAIGPLNQVNFENRAHQEQLKGVLEILSTRELIGRDPDQGVWGRVQDAVSALRGVFGSVAS; from the coding sequence ATGACAACTACGCTTGATGAGACACACCGCCAGGCGATCGCTAGTAGATTAGCCACTTTAAAAGCAGTACAAAACCTAGTAATTAGCAATGAGCAAACATTAAGCTCTGCCATTAGTGATACAGACATTCGCGATCGTCTACAAGATATGCTTAAGGACGATCAAAAGAATCTTCAAGTAATCGAAAACAGTATTTCCAAGCTTGGTGTTTCGGCTGAAGCACCACAAAAAGTGCAAAAGCTTATTGAAACTGTTCAAAACCTTATGGCAGGTAATGAATTATCACCATACGAAAAAGTGTTTGAGCATGAAAAATTAAAACACCAACAAGCGATGACTGGTCTTTTAGTTCACAAAGCGGCTCAAGTTGTTGGGGAAGATTTGGAAGAAGCGATCGGACCTCTCAATCAAGTCAATTTTGAGAATAGAGCACATCAAGAGCAACTCAAAGGAGTGTTAGAAATATTAAGTACTCGTGAACTTATAGGACGAGATCCCGACCAAGGCGTTTGGGGAAGAGTACAAGACGCGGTATCCGCTTTGAGGGGTGTATTTGGTAGCGTAGCCAGTTAG
- a CDS encoding hemerythrin domain-containing protein: MPVTLDDTKRSALGSKMADLKAIQELLIFSEQQLLSEVNDEEGKKDLRSMLESDQKNLGVIETAYVQYGVKGEPTSTTQQFVETVKKLMQGSELNTYEKAAQFELLKHKQFMTGVLIHKVAQVIGADVQAAISPINTVNFENRGHQEQFKALLERLGVRELTGQEADQGLLSRIQDAAAAATGVIGSVLTQGSDKKDMNIQDIIRMDHAKVNTLYTEIGATSDPQKIQEYFGQMYKDLLAHAQAEEEVVYPAVRPYYGENDTQELYDEQAEMKTMLDQIKALDPASSEFKDRVKQLMDVVGDHIRQEESTMFTAIRNNFSDEQSEQLATKFKEAKSKLQDQMAAS, from the coding sequence ATGCCGGTAACGCTAGACGATACAAAGCGCTCTGCACTTGGTAGCAAAATGGCAGATCTAAAAGCTATCCAAGAGTTATTAATATTTAGCGAACAACAATTATTGTCTGAAGTTAATGACGAGGAGGGTAAAAAAGACCTCCGGAGTATGCTTGAATCCGACCAAAAGAACCTTGGGGTAATTGAAACAGCATATGTTCAGTATGGCGTCAAGGGAGAACCAACGTCAACAACACAACAGTTTGTAGAAACTGTAAAGAAATTGATGCAAGGTTCTGAACTGAACACCTATGAAAAGGCTGCGCAGTTTGAATTGCTTAAGCACAAACAATTTATGACTGGGGTTCTAATTCATAAAGTAGCTCAAGTTATCGGTGCTGATGTGCAAGCAGCAATCAGTCCAATCAATACAGTCAACTTTGAAAATCGCGGTCATCAAGAACAATTTAAAGCTCTTCTTGAGCGACTCGGTGTTCGCGAACTCACCGGACAAGAAGCAGATCAAGGACTATTATCCCGTATCCAAGATGCTGCTGCGGCTGCGACTGGTGTAATTGGTAGCGTTCTCACTCAAGGTTCTGATAAAAAAGACATGAACATTCAGGATATTATCCGGATGGATCATGCCAAAGTAAATACTTTATATACAGAAATTGGGGCTACCAGCGATCCTCAAAAAATTCAAGAATACTTCGGTCAAATGTACAAGGATCTCCTTGCCCACGCCCAAGCCGAAGAAGAAGTTGTTTATCCAGCTGTTCGTCCATACTACGGTGAAAATGACACCCAAGAATTGTATGATGAGCAAGCTGAGATGAAGACAATGCTGGATCAAATTAAAGCGCTAGATCCTGCATCGTCGGAATTTAAGGATCGAGTCAAGCAGCTCATGGATGTGGTAGGCGATCACATTCGTCAAGAAGAAAGCACAATGTTTACAGCAATCCGCAACAACTTTAGCGATGAACAAAGCGAGCAACTCGCTACAAAATTTAAAGAAGCTAAGAGTAAATTGCAAGATCAAATGGCTGCTAGCTAG